In Vibrio sp. FE10, the following are encoded in one genomic region:
- the parE gene encoding DNA topoisomerase IV subunit B produces the protein MTEQYNAKDLEVLEGLDPVRHRPGMYTETERPNHLAQEVIDNSVDEALAGHAKKIKVVLHADQSLEVTDDGRGMPVDIHPEKGISGVELILTKLHSGGKFSNNNYKFSGGLHGVGISVVNALSKRVEVTVRRDGQVHEIALEGGHAVTELTVTGTCGHRNSGTSVHFWPDPKYFDSSKFSVLRLINNLRAKAVLCPGLEITFVDKVGGEEHKWYYEDGLKDYLAEGVKGYTLLPEEPYVGEFVAETEMANWAIIWQPEGGDMITESYVNLVPTKQGGTHVNGLRQGLLDAMREFCEFRNLLPRGVKLTGDDIFDRCSYVLSVKMQDPQFAGQTKERLSSRQTAAFVSGVVKDAFSLWLNEKPQLAELLAEACIANAHRRMRASKKVVRKKIASGPALPGKLTDCSVQDLSRTEIFFVEGDSAGGSAKQARDREFQAVMPLRGKILNTWEVSADQVLASQEVHDISVALGIDPDNDDLSGLRYGKICILADADSDGLHIATLLCALFTRHFHALVEAGHIYVAMPPLYRIDCGKEVFYALDDAEKDGVLERLSQKKAKINVQRFKGLGEMNPLQLRETTMDPNTRRLVQLTIDDNDATNEMMDMLLGKKRADDRRSWLQTNGDMAEV, from the coding sequence ATGACTGAACAATATAATGCAAAAGACCTCGAGGTACTTGAAGGTCTCGATCCTGTGCGACACCGCCCAGGTATGTATACAGAGACAGAAAGGCCGAACCACCTTGCCCAAGAAGTCATTGATAACTCGGTCGATGAAGCATTAGCGGGACACGCTAAGAAAATTAAAGTCGTGCTTCATGCTGACCAATCATTAGAAGTTACCGATGACGGCCGTGGTATGCCGGTTGATATTCACCCTGAAAAAGGGATCTCGGGTGTTGAGCTGATTTTAACTAAGCTCCACTCAGGCGGTAAATTCTCAAACAACAACTACAAGTTTTCAGGTGGTTTGCACGGGGTTGGTATCTCGGTAGTAAACGCACTGTCTAAACGTGTAGAAGTGACGGTTCGCCGTGACGGTCAGGTACATGAAATAGCCTTAGAAGGTGGTCATGCAGTGACTGAGCTGACTGTGACTGGCACTTGCGGCCATCGCAATAGCGGTACATCTGTTCACTTCTGGCCTGACCCTAAATACTTCGATAGCTCTAAATTTTCGGTTTTACGTCTTATCAATAACCTGCGCGCGAAAGCCGTACTTTGCCCAGGTTTAGAAATCACCTTTGTCGACAAGGTTGGCGGTGAAGAACATAAGTGGTACTACGAAGACGGCCTAAAAGACTACCTTGCTGAAGGCGTGAAAGGTTACACCTTACTGCCTGAAGAGCCTTACGTTGGCGAGTTCGTTGCTGAAACGGAAATGGCGAATTGGGCGATTATCTGGCAGCCAGAAGGCGGTGATATGATCACCGAGAGTTACGTGAACTTAGTACCAACTAAACAGGGGGGTACGCACGTAAACGGTCTTCGCCAAGGTCTGCTTGATGCGATGCGTGAGTTCTGTGAATTCCGTAACTTGCTGCCTCGTGGCGTTAAGCTAACGGGTGATGACATCTTTGACCGTTGTTCTTACGTTCTATCGGTGAAGATGCAAGATCCACAATTTGCTGGTCAAACGAAAGAACGTCTATCTTCTCGTCAAACCGCTGCGTTTGTTTCTGGTGTGGTTAAAGATGCGTTTAGCTTGTGGTTGAATGAAAAGCCTCAGCTAGCAGAATTACTTGCAGAAGCGTGTATTGCTAACGCCCATCGTCGTATGCGAGCAAGCAAAAAGGTTGTACGTAAGAAAATCGCTTCAGGTCCAGCACTGCCGGGTAAGCTAACCGACTGTTCAGTTCAAGACTTAAGCCGCACCGAAATCTTCTTCGTGGAAGGGGACTCGGCGGGCGGTTCTGCTAAACAAGCGCGTGATCGTGAATTCCAAGCGGTAATGCCGCTGCGCGGTAAAATTCTCAACACATGGGAAGTGTCGGCAGACCAAGTTCTAGCTTCACAAGAAGTCCATGATATTTCGGTTGCTCTGGGTATCGACCCTGATAACGATGATTTGTCGGGTTTACGTTACGGTAAGATCTGTATCCTTGCCGATGCGGACTCGGATGGTCTTCATATCGCGACGCTGTTGTGTGCACTGTTTACTCGCCACTTCCATGCATTGGTAGAAGCGGGTCATATCTATGTGGCAATGCCTCCTCTGTATCGTATCGATTGTGGTAAGGAAGTGTTCTACGCACTCGATGACGCAGAGAAAGATGGTGTACTTGAGCGACTATCGCAGAAAAAAGCCAAGATCAACGTACAACGATTCAAAGGTCTGGGTGAAATGAACCCACTTCAGTTACGTGAAACCACGATGGATCCAAACACTCGTCGCCTTGTTCAGTTGACTATTGATGACAACGACGCGACCAACGAGATGATGGACATGCTGCTTGGTAAGAAACGTGCAGATGATCGCCGTTCATGGCTACAGACTAACGGTGATATGGCCGAGGTATAA
- the yqiA gene encoding esterase YqiA — MTDSNEQAGKPSLLLYIHGFNSSSRSHKANVMADYCAQHRTDIKVVTPQLPSFPQQAALHLQQLVEQYKDQYQIALVGSSLGGYLSTWLNSHYGFKAVVVNPAVKPYELLADYLGEQVNPYTDERYVLETKHIDELKALEVSTLAKPSDFWLLQQTEDEVLDYRQAVEKYQGATQTVEEGGDHSFVDFERYPQQIVTFLNL; from the coding sequence ATGACGGATTCTAATGAGCAAGCCGGTAAGCCATCACTGCTGCTCTATATTCACGGTTTTAACAGTTCTTCACGTTCTCACAAAGCGAATGTGATGGCGGATTACTGTGCTCAGCACCGTACAGATATTAAAGTCGTTACCCCGCAACTGCCGAGCTTCCCTCAACAAGCTGCACTTCATTTGCAGCAGCTGGTGGAGCAATATAAAGATCAATATCAAATCGCGTTAGTCGGTAGCTCGTTGGGTGGCTATCTTTCAACATGGCTGAATAGTCACTATGGTTTCAAAGCGGTGGTGGTAAACCCAGCAGTGAAGCCGTATGAGCTTCTTGCTGATTATTTAGGTGAGCAAGTAAACCCATACACAGATGAACGATATGTGTTAGAAACAAAACACATTGATGAACTGAAGGCATTAGAAGTTTCGACTCTCGCTAAGCCGAGCGACTTCTGGTTACTTCAGCAAACGGAAGACGAAGTTCTGGATTACCGACAAGCGGTAGAGAAGTACCAAGGTGCAACACAAACAGTAGAAGAGGGTGGTGATCATAGCTTTGTTGATTTTGAACGCTACCCACAACAAATTGTCACCTTTCTAAACCTTTAA
- the tolC gene encoding outer membrane channel protein TolC: MKKLLPLFISAAIGSLSSSAFADTLAEVYDQAKQNDPQLLRSAAQRDAAFEAVTSSRSSLLPQINLNANYDINRGERDYDSTGNSNIDNNNWGVGVGFTQELYQRSSWITLDTAEKTARQSDSAYAAEQQALILRVATAYFEVLRAQDNLEFVRAEKAAVARQLEQTKQRFEVGLSAITDVHDAQAQYDGVLADEVLAENTLINNYEGLREITGQEHSNLSILDTDRFSASKSSESAAALVEQAQEKNLSLLASRISQDIAKDNISLASSGHLPSLTLDGSYAFAGQTDTANTPTGNGDYDQDNLNIGLNLVVPLYTGGSTTSLTKQAEYNYVAASEDLEATYRSVVKDVRAFNNNITASIGALRAYEQSVVSAQSALEATEAGFDVGTRTIVDVLDSTRRLYDANKNLSDARYNYILSVLQLRQAVGTLSEQDIVDVNAGLKVASK; this comes from the coding sequence ATGAAAAAACTGCTTCCACTATTTATCAGTGCAGCAATTGGCAGCCTGAGTTCGTCAGCTTTTGCTGATACGCTAGCTGAAGTTTACGACCAAGCAAAACAGAACGATCCACAACTTCTTCGTTCAGCAGCGCAGCGCGATGCCGCTTTTGAAGCAGTAACGTCAAGCCGTAGCTCTTTGTTACCGCAAATCAATCTAAACGCGAACTACGATATTAATCGTGGTGAACGTGATTACGATTCAACGGGCAACTCAAATATTGACAACAATAATTGGGGTGTTGGTGTTGGCTTCACACAAGAGCTTTACCAACGTTCTTCTTGGATCACGCTAGATACAGCTGAGAAAACTGCTCGTCAATCTGATTCAGCGTACGCGGCAGAGCAACAAGCTTTGATCCTTCGTGTTGCGACAGCATACTTCGAAGTATTACGAGCTCAGGATAACCTAGAGTTTGTTCGTGCAGAAAAAGCCGCAGTTGCTCGTCAACTAGAGCAAACAAAGCAGCGCTTTGAAGTAGGTCTTTCAGCGATCACCGATGTACATGATGCACAAGCTCAGTACGATGGTGTTTTGGCTGACGAAGTTTTAGCAGAGAACACTCTGATTAATAACTACGAAGGTCTACGTGAGATTACAGGTCAGGAACACTCTAACCTAAGCATCCTAGATACTGATCGTTTCTCAGCAAGCAAATCTTCAGAATCAGCTGCAGCACTCGTTGAACAAGCACAAGAGAAAAACCTGAGTCTATTGGCATCGCGTATTTCTCAAGACATCGCTAAAGACAACATATCTCTAGCAAGCTCTGGTCATCTACCTAGTCTAACATTAGATGGTAGCTACGCATTTGCAGGTCAAACTGATACCGCTAATACTCCAACAGGAAATGGCGACTACGACCAAGATAACCTAAACATTGGTTTGAACTTAGTTGTTCCTCTATACACCGGTGGTAGCACAACTTCTTTGACTAAACAGGCTGAATACAACTACGTTGCAGCAAGTGAAGATCTAGAAGCAACTTACCGTAGCGTTGTAAAAGACGTACGTGCATTCAACAACAACATCACAGCTTCGATTGGTGCTCTACGCGCTTACGAACAATCTGTGGTTTCAGCTCAGTCTGCTCTAGAAGCAACAGAAGCTGGTTTTGATGTGGGTACTCGTACTATCGTTGACGTACTAGATTCGACTCGTCGTCTATACGATGCGAACAAAAACCTTTCAGATGCTCGTTACAACTACATCCTAAGTGTGCTTCAGCTTCGTCAAGCGGTTGGTACACTAAGCGAACAAGACATCGTTGATGTAAACGCAGGTCTAAAAGTAGCAAGCAAGTAA
- a CDS encoding Do family serine endopeptidase: MKKPLLALSVLTLSLSSIITPIQATAALPLSVGNEQLPSLAPMLEQVTPAVVSIAVEGKQVQRQQIPEQFQFFFGPEQTRERPFRGLGSGVIIDAKKGHIVTNYHVINGADDIKVKLHDGREYDAELIGGDQMSDIALLKLEKAKNLTQIKVADSDKLRVGDFSVAIGNPFGLGQTVTSGIVSALGRSGLNLENFENFIQTDAAINSGNSGGALVNLNGELIGINTAILGPNGGNVGIGFAIPSNMMTNLTEQILDFGEVKRGMLGVQGGEVTSELAEALGYESSKGAFVSQIVPDSAADKAGLKAGDIIVSINGKRIDTFSELRAKVATLGAGKQIELGVIRDGKSKNFDVTLGESTNSKTQAEKLHEGLAGAELTNTNESDSATGVKVSSVAQGSPAEAYQLLKDDIIIGVNRQPVKNLAQFREILEKQPGVLALNIQRGDRTIYLVIR; encoded by the coding sequence ATGAAAAAACCTTTGCTTGCTTTATCAGTACTGACTTTAAGCTTAAGTTCAATCATCACCCCTATTCAAGCAACCGCCGCACTGCCATTAAGTGTGGGTAATGAACAATTACCGAGCCTAGCACCTATGCTTGAACAAGTGACCCCCGCTGTGGTTAGTATTGCCGTTGAAGGCAAACAGGTACAACGTCAGCAAATCCCTGAACAATTCCAATTCTTTTTCGGCCCAGAGCAGACACGAGAGCGCCCATTCCGTGGGTTAGGTTCTGGTGTCATCATTGATGCTAAAAAAGGCCATATCGTCACCAACTATCACGTTATAAATGGCGCCGACGATATCAAAGTAAAACTTCATGATGGTCGAGAGTACGATGCCGAGCTGATCGGTGGCGACCAGATGTCTGATATCGCATTGCTCAAATTAGAGAAAGCCAAAAACCTTACCCAGATAAAAGTCGCAGATTCAGACAAGCTAAGAGTCGGCGATTTCAGTGTCGCTATCGGCAATCCATTTGGGCTTGGCCAAACCGTGACATCCGGTATTGTTTCAGCGTTAGGCCGTAGCGGTCTAAATCTAGAGAACTTCGAGAACTTCATTCAAACCGATGCCGCAATTAACAGTGGTAACTCTGGAGGTGCATTAGTGAATCTTAATGGTGAACTGATTGGTATCAACACGGCTATCCTAGGCCCTAACGGAGGCAATGTCGGCATCGGCTTTGCAATTCCATCCAATATGATGACAAACCTGACAGAACAGATCCTCGATTTCGGTGAAGTAAAACGCGGCATGCTGGGTGTGCAAGGTGGAGAAGTCACCTCGGAATTAGCTGAAGCACTCGGTTATGAATCAAGCAAAGGGGCTTTTGTTAGTCAAATTGTCCCTGATAGCGCAGCAGACAAAGCGGGACTTAAAGCCGGAGACATTATTGTCTCTATTAATGGCAAACGCATTGATACCTTCAGTGAGCTCAGAGCGAAAGTGGCCACACTAGGCGCAGGCAAACAGATCGAGCTCGGTGTTATCCGCGATGGAAAAAGCAAAAACTTTGATGTAACCCTTGGCGAATCAACCAATAGCAAGACACAAGCTGAAAAGCTTCATGAAGGGCTTGCAGGCGCGGAACTGACCAACACCAACGAGAGCGACTCAGCGACTGGTGTGAAAGTCTCAAGCGTAGCTCAAGGCTCACCAGCAGAAGCCTATCAACTTCTCAAAGATGACATCATCATTGGAGTAAACCGCCAGCCGGTCAAAAACCTTGCACAATTTAGAGAGATTTTAGAGAAGCAACCCGGTGTATTGGCGCTCAACATCCAACGAGGCGACCGAACCATCTACCTTGTGATTCGATAA
- the degS gene encoding outer membrane-stress sensor serine endopeptidase DegS has protein sequence MLSFLFRSISLGLVSAALILLAFPSLRPAIVADVTSPKVDNIGSLQISFNQAVRRAAPAVVNIYSRKYAESDRNKLLTQGLGSGVIVSEKGYIITNFHVVAQADQIVVALQDGRVAAAQLVGSDKRTDIAILRVSGDNLPVIPLNQDYTANVGDVVLAIGNPYNLGQTTTFGIISATGRSSISADGHQAFIQTDAAINEGNSGGALVNSQGELVGINTASFQQATDMETYGISFAIPYPLANKIMQKIIADGRVIRGYIGIDGQDINSVTSRLLGNKNIGGIVVLGIDPNGPAADAGFEAQDIIVSINNTQVNGRQSVMDIVTDLRPGTVIDVGILRQGKNETLKVTIAEDTRL, from the coding sequence ATGCTGTCCTTTCTATTTCGTTCTATTTCCCTTGGACTCGTTTCAGCGGCGCTTATTCTTCTCGCATTTCCGAGCTTACGACCGGCGATTGTTGCTGACGTCACGAGCCCTAAAGTCGATAATATCGGCTCTCTTCAGATTTCATTTAACCAAGCTGTACGCCGCGCGGCACCCGCTGTGGTCAATATCTATAGCCGTAAATACGCAGAAAGCGATCGCAACAAACTGCTGACTCAAGGTTTGGGTTCAGGGGTGATTGTCAGCGAAAAAGGCTACATCATTACCAACTTCCACGTGGTGGCTCAGGCTGACCAAATTGTGGTTGCCTTACAAGATGGTCGCGTTGCCGCCGCACAGTTAGTTGGTTCTGACAAACGCACCGATATTGCGATACTTCGAGTCAGCGGTGACAACTTACCGGTAATTCCACTGAACCAAGATTACACAGCCAACGTGGGCGATGTGGTACTGGCTATCGGCAACCCATACAACCTAGGTCAAACGACGACCTTTGGTATTATCTCCGCAACCGGTCGCTCTTCAATCAGTGCCGATGGACATCAAGCCTTTATCCAAACCGATGCGGCAATCAATGAAGGTAATTCTGGTGGCGCTCTTGTTAACTCACAAGGCGAGCTAGTCGGAATCAATACCGCCTCTTTCCAGCAAGCAACCGATATGGAAACCTACGGCATTTCGTTTGCTATCCCCTACCCACTTGCCAATAAGATCATGCAAAAAATCATCGCGGATGGGCGTGTCATTCGTGGTTACATCGGTATTGATGGGCAAGATATAAACTCAGTGACATCGCGCCTATTAGGCAACAAGAACATTGGTGGCATCGTGGTACTGGGTATTGACCCGAACGGTCCAGCAGCCGATGCAGGCTTTGAAGCACAAGATATTATTGTTAGCATCAATAACACCCAAGTTAATGGCCGCCAAAGCGTCATGGACATTGTTACCGACCTAAGACCAGGTACAGTGATCGATGTGGGTATTTTACGCCAAGGTAAAAACGAAACTCTGAAAGTGACGATTGCCGAAGATACTCGCTTGTAG
- the cpdA gene encoding 3',5'-cyclic-AMP phosphodiesterase encodes MELSHTSKFDESSIKLVQLTDTHLFAPSNGSLLSINTQDSFRAVVDGIVSHNFDYQAILATGDISQDHSAESYQKFESGIQPLAKPCYWLPGNHDFKPNMGSVLPSPQIQCVDHVLLGDNWQMVMLDSQVVGVPHGRLSDQQLDLLEQKLSEFPERNTLVLLHHHPLLVGSAWLDQHNLKDAEQFWDVVQQHTNVKAVLCGHVHQDMNRNHHGVQVMATPSTCVQFKPNSNDFAVDTLSPGWREIELHQDGTVTTEVRRLPHGQFLPDFAAGGY; translated from the coding sequence TTGGAATTATCACACACTTCAAAATTTGATGAGAGCAGTATTAAGCTTGTGCAGCTAACGGACACGCATTTATTTGCACCGAGCAATGGCAGCTTATTAAGCATCAACACACAAGATAGCTTTCGTGCTGTAGTCGATGGAATTGTTAGCCACAACTTTGACTATCAAGCGATCTTAGCTACCGGCGATATTTCGCAGGACCACAGTGCTGAATCGTACCAAAAGTTTGAGTCGGGCATTCAACCTTTGGCAAAACCATGTTACTGGTTGCCAGGGAATCACGACTTCAAACCTAATATGGGCAGTGTATTGCCATCGCCACAAATTCAATGTGTTGATCATGTTCTGCTAGGCGATAACTGGCAGATGGTCATGCTGGATTCTCAAGTGGTTGGTGTGCCGCATGGACGTTTAAGCGATCAACAACTTGATCTGCTGGAACAGAAGCTCTCTGAGTTCCCCGAGCGAAATACCTTGGTTCTTCTGCATCATCACCCTTTACTGGTAGGTAGTGCATGGCTTGACCAACACAACCTGAAAGATGCTGAGCAGTTTTGGGATGTGGTTCAACAGCACACCAATGTGAAAGCGGTACTTTGTGGCCATGTTCATCAAGACATGAATCGCAATCATCATGGTGTACAAGTCATGGCAACCCCATCGACTTGTGTTCAATTCAAACCAAACTCGAACGACTTTGCTGTTGATACATTATCTCCAGGCTGGCGAGAGATTGAATTGCACCAAGATGGCACGGTTACTACAGAAGTTCGCCGTTTACCTCATGGGCAATTCCTGCCTGATTTTGCTGCAGGAGGATACTAA
- the nudF gene encoding ADP-ribose diphosphatase: protein MQQYDNQRHEFTPQDVEIVSKETLFRGFFKMVKYTFKHRLFEGGWSQPIEREMFERGHAAALLPYDPIRDEVVIVEQIRVGALEHQNPWQYEIVAGIIDTDESPQDVARREAMEEAGVEVGSVLPITSYYPSSGGCSERLDVFVGCVDATTAKGVHGLDYEGEDIRVQVMSREAAYQLVKEGVFENGATIIALQWLQLNYQELQSEWID, encoded by the coding sequence ATGCAACAGTATGACAATCAACGACATGAGTTTACTCCGCAAGATGTGGAAATAGTCTCAAAAGAGACGCTGTTTCGTGGTTTTTTCAAAATGGTTAAATACACATTCAAGCATAGGTTGTTTGAGGGAGGCTGGAGCCAACCAATAGAACGCGAGATGTTTGAGCGTGGTCATGCCGCCGCTTTGTTACCTTACGATCCTATCCGTGATGAAGTTGTGATCGTGGAGCAGATCCGTGTTGGCGCTTTAGAGCATCAGAACCCATGGCAGTACGAAATTGTTGCTGGGATCATTGATACCGATGAATCCCCACAAGATGTCGCTCGTCGCGAGGCAATGGAAGAAGCCGGAGTCGAAGTCGGATCTGTATTACCGATTACTTCGTATTACCCTTCATCTGGAGGCTGTTCAGAAAGGCTTGATGTCTTTGTTGGTTGCGTTGATGCCACGACAGCAAAAGGTGTACACGGATTGGATTACGAAGGTGAAGATATTCGCGTGCAAGTGATGAGTCGCGAGGCGGCTTATCAGTTAGTAAAAGAGGGTGTGTTTGAAAATGGGGCCACGATCATTGCGCTGCAGTGGCTACAATTGAACTACCAAGAATTACAGTCAGAGTGGATAGATTAA
- the parC gene encoding DNA topoisomerase IV subunit A has protein sequence MSNEITYDGVEQLPMRKFTEDAYLNYSMYVIMDRALPYIGDGLKPVQRRIIYAMSELGLSAASKYKKSARTVGDVLGKYHPHGDSACYEAMVLMAQPFSYRYPLVDGQGNWGAPDDPKSFAAMRYTEAKLSKFAEVLLGELGQGTVDWQPNFDGTMKEPQMLPARLPHILLNGITGIAVGMATDIPPHNVREVANAAIHLIDTPKAELPDVMGFIQGPDYPTEAEIISPKSDIEKIYRTGRGSIKMRAVWHKEGSDIVITALPHQVSGAKLLEQIANQMRAKKLPMVDDLRDESDHENPTRIVVVPRSNRIDCDQLMSHLFASTDLEKNFRVNLNMIGLDNRPQVKGLVQILKEWIEFRRTTVRRRLQYRLDKVLARLHILEGLLAAYLNIDEVIEIIRTEDEPCPVLMNRFNISEIQANAILDIKLRNLAKLEEFKIRAEQEELEAEREKLEKLLGSERRLNTLIKKEIQADADKYGDDRRSPLIERAEAKALTERDLVPSEPITVVLSEKGWIRHAKGHEVDAEGLNYKSGDKFLASAKGKSNQQAVFLGSDGRSYSLESHSLPSARSQGEPITGRLNVSPGTSIRQVVMGENEQLWLVGSDAGYGFVCKGSDLLSKNKSGKALVNLPQSSEVMLPSPIADLESNQILAITNQGRMLLFPIKDLPQLSKGKGNKIINIPSAKAKEREEFVSHLMAIPENATLTIYAGKRKLGLKPSDLENFRGERGRRGGLLPRGLQRVTRIDIEDPSES, from the coding sequence ATGTCTAACGAAATTACATACGATGGCGTTGAACAATTGCCGATGCGCAAGTTCACCGAAGATGCCTATTTAAATTACTCAATGTACGTGATCATGGATCGTGCATTGCCTTATATCGGTGATGGCTTGAAGCCAGTACAGCGTCGTATTATCTATGCGATGTCTGAATTAGGCTTATCGGCGGCATCAAAATATAAAAAATCAGCGCGTACGGTTGGTGACGTTCTAGGTAAGTATCACCCACACGGTGATTCTGCTTGTTACGAAGCTATGGTACTGATGGCGCAACCATTCTCTTACCGCTACCCATTGGTGGATGGTCAAGGTAACTGGGGTGCTCCGGATGATCCGAAATCGTTCGCGGCGATGCGTTATACTGAAGCAAAGCTGTCTAAGTTTGCTGAAGTTCTGCTTGGTGAATTAGGTCAGGGAACCGTTGATTGGCAACCTAACTTTGATGGCACAATGAAAGAGCCTCAGATGTTACCAGCACGCCTTCCTCATATCTTGCTTAATGGCATTACCGGCATTGCGGTTGGTATGGCGACCGACATCCCGCCTCACAATGTTCGTGAAGTGGCGAACGCAGCGATTCATTTGATTGATACGCCGAAAGCTGAACTTCCAGATGTGATGGGTTTCATTCAAGGCCCAGATTACCCGACAGAGGCTGAGATTATTTCGCCGAAGTCGGACATCGAAAAGATCTATCGTACAGGTCGTGGTAGCATCAAGATGCGCGCGGTATGGCACAAAGAAGGCTCTGATATTGTTATCACCGCTCTTCCTCATCAAGTGTCTGGTGCGAAGTTACTTGAGCAAATCGCGAACCAAATGCGTGCTAAAAAGCTGCCAATGGTTGACGATTTGCGTGATGAATCTGATCACGAGAACCCAACGCGTATCGTCGTGGTTCCTCGCTCGAACCGTATCGATTGTGATCAACTGATGAGTCACCTATTCGCTTCGACAGATCTTGAGAAAAACTTCCGCGTTAACTTGAACATGATTGGCTTAGACAATCGTCCTCAAGTGAAAGGCTTAGTTCAGATTCTGAAAGAGTGGATTGAGTTCCGTCGTACGACCGTTCGTCGTCGTTTACAGTACCGTTTAGATAAAGTACTGGCTCGTTTGCACATCTTAGAAGGCTTACTTGCTGCTTACCTAAACATCGATGAAGTGATTGAGATCATTCGAACAGAAGACGAACCATGTCCTGTCCTGATGAACCGTTTCAACATTTCTGAAATTCAAGCCAATGCGATTCTTGATATTAAACTTCGTAACTTAGCTAAGTTAGAAGAATTTAAAATCCGAGCTGAGCAAGAAGAGCTTGAAGCTGAACGAGAGAAGCTTGAAAAGCTACTAGGTTCAGAGCGTCGCTTGAATACGCTGATCAAGAAAGAAATCCAAGCAGATGCTGATAAATACGGCGATGACCGTCGTTCACCATTGATTGAGCGTGCTGAAGCGAAAGCGCTAACAGAACGTGACTTAGTACCAAGCGAACCAATTACGGTTGTGCTGTCTGAGAAAGGTTGGATTCGTCATGCTAAAGGGCATGAGGTTGACGCTGAAGGCTTGAACTACAAATCAGGTGATAAATTCTTAGCGAGCGCTAAGGGTAAGAGTAACCAACAAGCGGTGTTCCTCGGCAGTGATGGCCGAAGCTACTCTCTTGAGTCTCATTCATTACCGTCGGCTCGAAGCCAAGGTGAGCCAATTACAGGCCGCCTGAACGTCAGTCCGGGTACTTCGATTCGCCAAGTGGTGATGGGAGAGAATGAACAGCTATGGTTAGTCGGTTCTGATGCTGGATACGGTTTTGTTTGTAAGGGCAGTGATCTACTGTCGAAGAACAAGAGCGGTAAAGCGTTGGTTAACTTGCCACAATCTTCAGAAGTGATGCTGCCAAGCCCAATTGCTGACCTTGAAAGCAACCAGATTTTGGCGATTACTAACCAAGGTCGTATGTTGTTGTTCCCAATTAAAGACTTGCCACAGCTTAGCAAAGGTAAGGGCAACAAGATCATCAACATCCCTTCTGCGAAAGCGAAAGAGCGTGAAGAGTTTGTGTCACACTTGATGGCTATCCCTGAGAATGCGACGCTGACTATCTATGCGGGTAAACGTAAACTTGGTTTGAAACCATCAGACCTTGAGAACTTCCGAGGTGAACGTGGTCGTCGTGGTGGTTTACTACCGAGAGGTTTGCAACGCGTGACTCGTATCGATATCGAAGACCCAAGCGAATCATAG
- a CDS encoding DUF1249 family protein — MPNIAVKKPYHVDLAELMRVYETNYAKLNALLPVGHEVGDVRCYQAVNMVYQLTVNEVTKYTTLIDICQSDAMPVFPLPKMSVRLYHDARVAEVCASGDFSRVKAKYDYPNTKLLQKDEKFQLNKFLGEWLTFCLKTGISRSPIPF; from the coding sequence ATGCCAAATATAGCGGTCAAAAAACCGTATCATGTTGATCTTGCTGAATTGATGCGAGTTTACGAAACCAATTATGCCAAACTTAACGCTTTGTTACCGGTTGGGCATGAGGTTGGTGACGTTCGCTGTTACCAAGCCGTTAATATGGTGTATCAATTGACAGTGAATGAGGTCACAAAATACACCACATTAATAGATATATGTCAGAGTGACGCGATGCCAGTGTTTCCTTTGCCAAAAATGTCTGTCAGGCTATATCACGACGCTCGAGTTGCAGAAGTGTGCGCTAGCGGGGATTTTTCACGTGTCAAAGCGAAATATGACTATCCCAACACTAAGCTTCTGCAAAAGGATGAGAAATTTCAATTGAATAAATTTCTTGGGGAATGGTTAACGTTTTGTTTAAAAACTGGTATCAGCCGCTCGCCAATTCCTTTTTAA